From the Apis cerana isolate GH-2021 linkage group LG3, AcerK_1.0, whole genome shotgun sequence genome, one window contains:
- the LOC114577177 gene encoding LOW QUALITY PROTEIN: uncharacterized protein LOC114577177 (The sequence of the model RefSeq protein was modified relative to this genomic sequence to represent the inferred CDS: deleted 2 bases in 1 codon), protein MNRDREMKKFEEIYFPKKTHELRDRRKSFQVFEGSIGERTSFYRSIVDWLPNSAVLDRTTIWQETRRKGGTYLHSLWLATMGNKPSYFLPGLIGLFARSKQTSTYGITARSTIPGLIDLDLKLVCYGRNYSPDCRSLFDRRYSLGAMNTSIIIKYSRKD, encoded by the exons ATGAACCGCGATCGAGAAATGAAGAAA TTCGAGGAAATCTACTTTCCGAAGAAAACGCACGAATTACGAGATCGCCGTAAATCTTTTCAAGTTTTCGAGGGCAGCATTGGCGAAAGAACATCGTTCTATCGATCTATCGTTGACTGGCTACCTAATTCGGCCGTATTAGATCGGACAACTATCTGGCaagaaacaagaagaaaaggC GGGACGTACTTACATTCTTTGTGGCTGGCAACAATGGGAAACAAGCCGAGCTACTTCCTTCCTGGTCTTATCGGGCTCTTTGCCCGTTCAAAACAGACCTCGACCTACGGAATCACTGCACGCTCCACGATTCCTG GATTGATCGATCTCGACCTGAAACTGGTTTGCTACGGCCGAAATTATTCTCCGGATTGCCGATCATTGTTCGATCGTCGATATTCCCTTGGCGCTATGAACACGtcgattatcataaaatatagcCGGAAGGATTAA